Within Spinacia oleracea cultivar Varoflay chromosome 4, BTI_SOV_V1, whole genome shotgun sequence, the genomic segment GACTTAGCCTTTTTCACTAAGTATAGGAATGGGCTTTTGTTCTCCAAatggactaatgagccccatgcttgggcgaacgatgaagcaccattcttgaaaatgacttagattatttcactaagtatgggaatgggctgttgttctccaaagggactaatgtgCCCCacgcttgggcgaacgatgaagcGTCATTctagaaaatgacttagattatttcgctaagtatgggaatgggctgttgttctccaaagggactaatgagccccatgcttgggcaaacgatgatgcgccattcttgaaaatgacttagattatttcacTAATTAAGTATTAGAATGGGcggttgttctccaaagggactaatgagccccatgcttgggcgaacgatgaagcgccattcttgaaaatgacttagtttatttcactaagtatgggaatgggctgttgttctccaaagggactagtaagccccatgcttgggcaaCGATAAAGCGCCATTctagaaaatgacttagattgtTTCACCAATTATGTGAATGggttgttgttctccaaagggactaatgagccccatgcttgggcgaacgatgaagcGCCAttcttagattattttgctaagtatgggaattggctgttgttctccaaagggaataatgagccccatgcttgggcgaacgatgaagcACCACTctagaaaatgacttagattatttttctaagtaggggaatgggttgttgttctccaaagggactattGATCCcaatgcttgggcgaacgatgaagcACCACTCTAGAAAAGGACTTAGATTCTTTTGCTAAGTATGAGTTCATGTGCCTGAACTTGGcttgtcttttccttttgacgcGTGCTGCGCTTGCCTGGCCAGTATTTGGCTTCTACTTACAACATTCTAGAAACAAAATTTGCTAAGTAATATTACTAGCCAAGCTCTTTATTATTGTCTTGAAGATATAAAGCTTTGTTTACAATGGTGGGATGTTATTTAGCCTATGGCGGGCTTACATATACTATGCCCCCATGTTTATCACTAAAAACTATGGATAAGAGCTATAAAACTAAGTACTTTTAGGGAAGCAGGAACACTTATGAAACTTATACATAGAACCTTCTGAGATTGTCGGAGTTCCATGGTCGAGGGAGTGCTTTGCCTTCAGGGGTCTCGAGGCGGAATGTTCCTTGCCTTACTTGTTCTGTTATTTTGTGGGGTCCTTTCCAGTTAGGAGCTAGCTTCCCCATGTCAGACTGTTTGCCCGTTGATTCGATGTTCCTCAGCACCCAGTCTCTTTGGCTGATGGGCTTATGCTTAACCCTTCTGTTGAAGTGCCTTATCATCTTTCTTTTCTGGGCTATGGACATGAGTAAGGCATCACTTCTCATTGCAGGAAGCAAGTTTAGGCCATGGCTCTTCTTTTTCTCATTCTCCTCATTGTCATAGAATGTTACCCTTGGCTTGGAATACCCACTTCCACAGGGAGAACAGCTTCACTTCCATACACAAGCTCGAAGGGGGACCGCCAAGTGACGTCCTTGTTTGTGGTTCGGGCAGACCAGAGTACTCCTGGGAGGTCATCTACCCATGTCCCTTTGGATCCTTCCAGCATAGTCTTGAGTCCATGGAGTATGATTTTGTTTGCGGCTTCTGCTTGGCCATTTGTCTGTGGCCGAGATACAGCACTGAAGTAGGTGCGTATAGCAAATTGCTTACAGTATGCCACGGTAGGCTTGCTGTTGAACTACCTTCCATTGTCAGATATCAAGGCTCTAGGAACGCCAAAGCGAGTGATTATGTTCCTCCAAATGAACTTCTGAATTTGCTTGTCTGTGATTGAGGCAAGGGGTTCGGCTTTAATCCATTTGGTGAAAGTAGTCGATGGCAACCAACAAAAACTTTCTCTGTCCCGTTGAAGCGGGGAAAGGGCCTAGGAGGTCCATGCCCCACTGATCGAAGGGTAAAGTGGCAATGATGGATGTTAGTTTGTTAGAAGGTAGATGCTGGACTTGAGCGTACTTTTAGCACTTTTCACAATGACGTACTAACTTCTCCACATTTTCATGGAGAGTGGGACAATAGAATCATGCTCTAAGTGTCTTGCCGGCGGTGGTTCGAGACCCTTGATGACTTCCACACGCCCCTTGGTGTATCTCCCTTAGCACATAATCACCATCCTCGGGGGTAATGCACTTGAGGAGTGGGTGTGTGTATGACTTCTTATACAAGTTTTCTTCATACCACACGAACCATTCAGCACGTTTCTTTACCTGGGCTGCTTCTTTTTCATCCTCGGGAAGCTCTTGGCTTCTCTTGTAGGCCACTATATGATTCATCCAAGTGTTGGATCGGTCGAGGTAGTTGACCGCTGGCTTGTTGATGCTTGGCTCTTTTAGCACTTCCCACATGATGGTTCTAGGAGCAAGCCCTTCAGCCGAGCTAGCCATCCTTGCCAAGGCATTTGCCTGTGTATTCTCTCCCCTTGGGacatattgaattttgaactcaGCGAGTGTCTTGCTCATGTTCTTGGCCTTGTTTAGATACATCTGCATGCTATCCTCCTTGGCCTCATACTCTCCCGTCATCTGCCCCACAATGAGTTGTGAGTCTGAGAAAGCATGTATGGTGTTTGCTCCAGCCACTTGACATAGCTCTAGGACAAGGATGAGGGCTTCATACTCGGCCTCATTGTTTGAGGTGTTGAAATCGAACTTCACAACATATTCGAACCTTCCCCCCGAGGGACACACAATGAGGATACCTGCTCCACTACCAGACTTAGAGGAGGACCCGTCCACATTCAGGATCCAAGGTGTGGAATTGAGGCTTTGCTCAGGGCAGTTTGTACATTCAGCAACGAAGGCTGCCGGGGCTTGAGCTTTGATTTCCCTTCTTGGCTCATATTCTAATCCGAAGTCCACGATTTGATGAGCCCAGTCAGTCATTCTACTTGAGTGATTTTTCCCCTCAATGATCTTCTGAATTGGCTGACTTGTGAGAACCTTGATGGGGTGTGCTTGGAAGTAGTGCTTGAGCTTTCTGCTGGCCATTACGAGGGCTAACACAAGTTTCTCTGTGTCAGAATACCTGGACTCGGCTCCTCTGTAGGCATGGCTGACAAAGTATACTGGGTGTTGGGTATTTTCTCGCTCAGCCACCAAGACAGCACTTAGTGATAATTCAGACACGGCCAAATATAAGAATATGGGTTCTCCTGGTAGGGGAGATACAAGCTTTGGTAGGCTGGATAGATGATCCTTGAGTTGTTGGAAGGCTACCTCGGCTTCTGCATCCCATTGAAATGAACTCCCCTTGAGAGTTTTGAAAAATGACAAGCTCTTGTCTGCTGACCTTGAGAGAAAACGCCCCAGGGCTGCTATGCATCTAGTTAGCCTTTGGACTTGTTTCACGGTTTGAGGGGATTTAATGTCTAGTATAGCTTGGATTTTATCAGGGTTGGCTTCGATGCCTCGCTCATCCACCAAGAGGCCTAGGCATTTCCCCCCTTTGACTCCAAAAACACACTTTTGCGGGTTGAGCTTCATGCCATATTTTCTAAGTGTCAAAAGGGTCTCTCTCAAATCTGTGACATGGTCAGCCTTGGCTTTTAATTTCACGATCATATCATCGACATAGGCTTCGACGTTTCTACCTAGATTCCCTTTGAAGATTTTGTTGATGAATCTTTGATATGTGGCTCCGGCGTTTTTCAACccaatgaaggaaatatgtccttcacccaaggtgcattatattaagtctaataccaaggttcagattaattgcgaacaattaattcagtgagatcaagtgatcggaacagctagctggagcaatgcttccgatcagtgagttctaatggatattgaactcacaacttactcctgaatgaaccta encodes:
- the LOC110790648 gene encoding uncharacterized protein; translation: MIVKLKAKADHVTDLRETLLTLRKYGMKLNPQKCVFGVKGGKCLGLLVDERGIEANPDKIQAILDIKSPQTVKQVQRLTRCIAALGRFLSRSADKSLSFFKTLKGSSFQWDAEAEVAFQQLKDHLSSLPKLVSPLPGEPIFLYLAVSELSLSAVLVAERENTQHPVYFVSHAYRGAESRYSDTEKLVLALVMASRKLKHYFQAHPIKVLTSQPIQKIIEGKNHSSRMTDWAHQIVDFGLEYEPRREIKAQAPAAFVAECTNCPEQSLNSTPWILNVDGSSSKSGSGAGILIVCPSGGRFEYVVKFDFNTSNNEAEYEALILVLELCQVAGANTIHAFSDSQLIVGQMTGEYEAKEDSMQMYLNKAKNMSKTLAEFKIQYVPRGENTQANALARMASSAEGLAPRTIMWEVLKEPSINKPAVNYLDRSNTWMNHIVAYKRSQELPEDEKEAAQVKKRAEWFVWYEENLYKKSYTHPLLKCITPEDGDYVLREIHQGACGSHQGSRTTAGKTLRA